The Crocosphaera subtropica ATCC 51142 genome includes a window with the following:
- a CDS encoding universal stress protein → MFQNCLICTDFKDGLYRLVDFVPQLANNGLQRIVFLHSISVWQDEKVARVDEEKIAHAKKRLAPALDKVPDGVEVKIEVLSGKVKDSVLQLIETYEIDVVFTGMPIRNALETKIFGSHTLELAPSTPIPLMVFRPQLISTYTCEELNLRTNHLWRYLLVPYNDGDSAQYLLERIKHMAQNQPDGSFQQCLLLWVIDEGGRSQELSQYHLQQAQDKLHQIQQDLESLNLSVTTEIRQGNPLEEILDAAIDYDISAIATACHYRSNFLEWTAPSLANDILSQSWFPVLFFSPEK, encoded by the coding sequence ATGTTTCAAAATTGTTTGATTTGTACAGATTTTAAAGACGGCCTCTATCGTTTAGTAGACTTTGTTCCTCAGTTAGCGAATAATGGCCTCCAACGAATTGTCTTTCTTCATAGCATCTCTGTATGGCAAGATGAAAAAGTAGCTAGAGTAGACGAAGAAAAAATTGCTCACGCCAAAAAACGTCTCGCCCCCGCCTTGGATAAGGTTCCTGATGGCGTAGAAGTCAAAATAGAAGTTCTCTCAGGAAAAGTCAAAGACTCGGTTCTACAACTGATTGAAACCTATGAGATTGATGTTGTCTTTACAGGAATGCCCATTCGTAATGCCCTGGAAACCAAGATTTTTGGCAGCCATACCCTAGAGTTAGCTCCCTCCACCCCTATCCCTTTGATGGTGTTTCGTCCTCAACTGATTTCCACTTACACTTGTGAGGAATTAAATTTACGCACCAACCATCTCTGGCGTTATTTATTGGTTCCTTATAATGATGGTGACTCAGCCCAGTATCTCCTCGAACGAATCAAACACATGGCTCAAAATCAACCCGATGGCTCTTTTCAACAATGTTTATTATTATGGGTGATTGATGAGGGTGGTCGTTCTCAAGAATTAAGTCAATATCATCTCCAACAAGCACAAGACAAATTACATCAAATTCAACAAGACCTTGAAAGCCTTAATCTATCAGTGACCACAGAAATCCGTCAAGGGAACCCCTTAGAAGAAATTTTAGACGCAGCTATTGATTATGATATTAGTGCGATCGCTACCGCTTGTCATTATCGTTCTAATTTCCTAGAGTGGACTGCCCCCAGTTTAGCCAATGATATTCTTAGCCAAAGTTGGTTTCCCGTCTTATTTTTCTCTCCTGAGAAATAA
- a CDS encoding metallophosphoesterase, with the protein MLAPILSEPLRVERLTIPIKGLSSSLEGTKIVQLSDLHDDGLCLSSELLTQAITVSNEEHPDLVVLTGDYITDEPNTIYSLAPKLKLLQSRVGIYAVLGNHDVLSSRAKPIVTEALSEAGIKVLWNEIVSPFEDNLPIVGLADFWSKGFNPDPIMSQLSESNPCLVLSHNPDTASILQKWRVDLQLSGHTHGGQIVIPGFGPGLGLLQQIRQQIPPRLQNCIPYMNHCSGILKHWEWHQGWHHIRGNQLYVNRGLGTYFPGRFFCPPELTVITLVSC; encoded by the coding sequence ATGCTTGCTCCCATTTTAAGCGAACCTTTGAGGGTAGAAAGGTTAACAATTCCCATTAAGGGTTTATCCTCTTCCCTGGAAGGAACAAAAATTGTGCAACTTTCGGATTTACATGATGATGGACTGTGTTTATCTTCTGAATTACTCACTCAAGCCATTACCGTAAGCAATGAAGAACACCCTGATTTGGTCGTACTCACAGGAGACTATATTACTGACGAACCAAACACAATTTATAGTTTAGCTCCTAAATTAAAATTATTGCAAAGTCGAGTGGGAATTTATGCTGTTTTAGGCAATCATGATGTTTTGTCTTCTCGTGCTAAACCAATAGTCACAGAAGCTTTGAGTGAGGCGGGGATTAAAGTTCTCTGGAACGAAATTGTTAGCCCTTTTGAGGATAATTTGCCCATAGTCGGGTTAGCGGATTTTTGGTCGAAAGGGTTTAACCCTGACCCGATTATGTCTCAACTGTCTGAGTCGAACCCTTGTTTAGTTTTATCCCATAATCCTGATACAGCCAGTATTCTACAAAAATGGCGTGTTGATCTCCAATTATCGGGTCATACCCACGGAGGTCAAATTGTTATTCCTGGTTTTGGACCGGGTTTAGGGTTACTGCAACAAATTCGTCAACAGATACCCCCTCGATTACAAAACTGTATTCCCTACATGAATCATTGTTCTGGAATTCTCAAACATTGGGAATGGCATCAAGGATGGCATCATATTAGGGGAAACCAACTCTATGTTAATCGGGGTTTAGGAACTTACTTTCCAGGACGTTTTTTCTGTCCTCCAGAATTAACTGTGATTACGTTAGTCTCTTGTTGA
- a CDS encoding glycosyltransferase family 2 protein, producing the protein MISVITPVYNGESFIESCIKVVIEQNCSDVEHIIIDGGSQDKTVEIIQQYADQYPHIRWISEGDQGQSDAMNKGINLAKGEIITILNVDDFYEPNVLNRVLDIFKTLPENSFLVGNCQVWNINGNVRFINKPNKLNLADLLLGWSVYPHPINPSAYFYHKSLHDEVGLYKIEDHYTMDLDFILRVVQKAKVKYVDEIFGNYRYIPGTKTFKDRRKGEGKSRFEPLFAIYYQQLSPLEKVQFMIKNFWLKKFLSKIKHFLKHPDKLLPYLTRKPN; encoded by the coding sequence ATGATTAGTGTTATTACTCCTGTTTATAATGGAGAATCTTTTATTGAATCTTGTATTAAGGTGGTCATTGAGCAAAATTGTTCTGATGTTGAACATATTATTATTGATGGTGGTTCTCAAGATAAAACCGTTGAAATTATTCAACAATATGCTGATCAATACCCCCATATCCGTTGGATTTCTGAAGGGGATCAAGGTCAATCTGATGCGATGAATAAAGGAATTAATCTGGCTAAGGGTGAGATTATTACTATTTTAAATGTTGACGATTTTTATGAACCTAATGTTTTAAATCGGGTTTTAGATATTTTTAAAACCTTGCCTGAAAATAGCTTTTTAGTGGGTAACTGTCAGGTTTGGAATATTAATGGTAACGTAAGATTTATTAATAAACCCAATAAACTTAACCTAGCAGATTTATTATTGGGATGGTCAGTTTACCCCCATCCGATTAATCCTTCTGCTTATTTTTATCATAAATCTCTACACGATGAAGTTGGATTATATAAGATCGAAGATCACTATACAATGGATTTAGACTTTATTTTACGAGTGGTTCAAAAAGCTAAGGTCAAATACGTTGATGAAATTTTTGGTAACTATCGTTATATTCCTGGCACAAAAACATTTAAGGATCGTAGAAAGGGAGAAGGAAAGTCAAGGTTTGAACCTTTGTTTGCAATCTATTATCAACAATTATCTCCCTTAGAAAAAGTACAATTTATGATCAAGAATTTTTGGTTAAAAAAGTTTCTTAGTAAAATCAAACATTTCCTTAAGCATCCTGATAAATTGTTACCCTATTTGACAAGAAAACCTAATTAA
- a CDS encoding anhydro-N-acetylmuramic acid kinase — protein MYCLGLMSGTSVDSIDAALVKITGENVDLEIELLSGINHYYPEKLRQTILEVADGKPLSMERLAELDEEIALCFVEAVNKIKQKYSTVALIGSHGQTIYHRPPFKEKLGYTLQLGRGEIIANLTGIPTVNNFRAADIAVGGQGAPLVSKIDACLLSHPQHHRCVQNLGGIGNVTYLPPKEEKNWENRIIGWDTGPGNILIDLAVNRLTHGEKTYDNNGEWAAQGNPHSQLVEQWLKQGFFQQTPPKSTGRELFGEAYLEQCWQDAQVYNLSETDFLATLTELTAASIAHSYQQFLKDPIDEILLCGGGSHNLYLKERIQSHFPSTTTVKTTDEVGMNSDFKEAIAFAILAYWRYVSKIPGNLPQVTGAKQARLLGDIHLPLNS, from the coding sequence ATGTATTGTCTGGGATTAATGAGTGGCACTTCTGTAGACAGTATCGATGCTGCACTGGTAAAAATTACAGGGGAAAACGTCGATTTAGAGATTGAACTATTGTCTGGTATCAATCATTATTATCCAGAAAAATTAAGACAAACTATTCTAGAAGTGGCTGACGGAAAACCACTCTCAATGGAAAGGTTAGCTGAATTAGATGAAGAAATTGCCCTATGTTTTGTAGAAGCCGTTAATAAAATCAAACAGAAGTATTCTACAGTAGCATTAATTGGTTCCCACGGACAAACGATCTATCATCGTCCCCCCTTCAAAGAAAAATTAGGTTATACCTTACAACTAGGCAGGGGAGAAATCATTGCTAATTTAACAGGCATTCCCACAGTTAATAATTTTCGAGCGGCCGATATAGCAGTGGGAGGACAAGGTGCGCCTTTAGTCTCTAAAATTGATGCTTGTCTATTAAGTCATCCTCAGCATCATCGTTGTGTACAGAACCTGGGTGGTATTGGTAATGTTACTTATTTACCACCTAAAGAGGAAAAAAACTGGGAAAATAGGATTATTGGTTGGGATACAGGGCCAGGAAATATCCTAATTGATTTGGCGGTTAACCGATTAACCCACGGGGAAAAAACTTATGATAATAATGGAGAATGGGCGGCTCAAGGAAACCCTCACTCACAATTAGTAGAACAATGGTTAAAGCAAGGATTTTTTCAACAAACCCCTCCCAAATCAACAGGAAGAGAATTATTTGGAGAAGCCTATTTAGAACAATGTTGGCAAGATGCCCAAGTTTATAATTTATCAGAAACGGATTTTTTAGCCACCCTAACAGAATTAACCGCAGCCTCTATTGCCCATAGTTATCAGCAATTTCTAAAAGACCCAATTGACGAAATTTTGTTATGTGGGGGAGGCTCCCACAATTTATACCTAAAAGAGCGGATTCAATCTCATTTTCCTTCTACTACCACCGTTAAAACCACTGACGAAGTAGGGATGAACAGTGATTTTAAGGAAGCGATCGCCTTCGCCATTTTGGCCTACTGGCGATATGTCAGTAAAATCCCAGGAAATTTACCCCAAGTAACCGGAGCTAAACAAGCAAGATTACTGGGTGATATTCATCTTCCTCTTAATAGCTAA
- a CDS encoding DUF6629 family protein produces the protein MCFSATVSLTAAASLFLLGIGTIRQTSSKREVLLGSFPCLFALQQSLEGLVWTGINDNSLNQLMMVGTYGFLLFATFMWLVLSPLSIYFLEKDKNKKQFLSVLTILGFLLGFYLFTWTIYHGIEPQVFSGNIFYDLRFIPFFEVCKYIYLSIIVLPFFIKQSKLLKCFASLIIISFIISQLFFKITLVSVWCFFAALLSGFLSLIMKHLSSEEEAIKPSI, from the coding sequence ATGTGTTTTTCAGCTACAGTTAGCTTAACAGCCGCAGCTAGTTTATTTTTACTAGGAATAGGAACAATTAGACAAACATCATCAAAAAGAGAAGTTTTATTAGGCTCATTTCCTTGTTTATTCGCTTTACAACAAAGTTTAGAGGGATTAGTCTGGACTGGTATTAATGATAATTCATTAAATCAATTGATGATGGTTGGAACCTATGGATTTTTACTGTTTGCTACATTTATGTGGTTAGTTTTAAGTCCTCTTTCTATTTACTTCTTAGAGAAAGATAAAAATAAAAAACAATTTTTATCAGTATTAACTATTTTGGGATTTTTGTTAGGCTTTTATTTATTTACTTGGACAATTTATCATGGGATTGAACCTCAAGTATTTTCAGGTAATATCTTCTATGATTTAAGATTTATTCCTTTTTTTGAGGTTTGTAAATATATCTATTTGTCCATAATTGTCCTTCCTTTTTTCATCAAACAATCTAAGCTATTAAAATGCTTTGCTAGTCTGATTATTATATCATTCATCATCAGTCAACTCTTTTTTAAAATCACCTTAGTATCAGTTTGGTGCTTTTTTGCTGCGTTACTCAGTGGTTTTCTCTCCTTAATCATGAAACATTTATCTTCTGAAGAAGAAGCTATAAAACCCTCTATTTAA
- a CDS encoding serine/threonine-protein kinase, with product MNPPVTMKEPHQRRLLANRYQLVDIAGSGAMGQVYRAEDKLLGGVTVAVKFLSQALLNSKMRERFEREATVSALLGEKSNHIVRVRDYGVDEKEIPFYVMEFLKGESLSEVIKFRPLSLPRFLKITRQICFGLECAHKGIMFEGEMCPIIHRDIKPSNVFLVQDPALGELVKVLDFGIAKLIQSGEAQTQSFMGTLAYCSPEQIEGKELDSRSDIYSLGVMMYEMLTGEMPIFPENSSFGAWYEAHHYAKPKPIPSKLHLPSELERLIFQCMAKAPRERPQTVTEILQKLEKLEPSQLESQQETVVANPKKVIDISTKSSKSSLRRTCLKGDDICLKMSWPEDKPQQKIVFPHIIKSPEGNFASLWVMLNEEDIANRLSSIRYNQFVFITSPHPMILWITVLYHREHGPRWLPCYLDLKSSSGQRFARLLGESGSYWILFFALEKGKACQHVLTTTIAPNQCQNLQEWADKSQLLRGGKPQITKRMLKQEFEKLKPTIENKLKTAYITSRNGSTV from the coding sequence ATGAATCCCCCAGTTACCATGAAAGAACCTCATCAACGTCGTTTATTGGCTAACCGCTATCAATTGGTCGATATTGCTGGCAGTGGTGCGATGGGTCAAGTCTATCGTGCTGAAGATAAACTGCTTGGTGGTGTTACTGTTGCCGTTAAATTTTTGTCTCAAGCCCTACTCAATAGTAAAATGCGTGAGCGGTTTGAGCGAGAAGCCACCGTTTCTGCGTTGTTGGGGGAAAAAAGTAATCATATTGTACGAGTTCGAGACTATGGCGTGGACGAAAAGGAAATCCCTTTTTATGTGATGGAATTTCTCAAAGGGGAAAGTCTCAGTGAAGTCATCAAGTTTCGACCTCTATCGCTGCCCAGATTTTTAAAGATCACGCGACAGATTTGTTTTGGTCTTGAATGCGCCCACAAAGGGATTATGTTTGAAGGGGAAATGTGTCCTATTATTCACCGAGATATTAAACCAAGTAATGTTTTCTTAGTTCAGGATCCAGCCTTAGGGGAGTTAGTCAAAGTTTTAGATTTTGGAATTGCTAAATTAATTCAGTCAGGGGAGGCTCAAACCCAGTCATTTATGGGGACTTTGGCTTATTGTTCCCCAGAACAGATTGAAGGGAAAGAATTGGATAGTCGTTCTGACATCTATAGTCTAGGGGTGATGATGTATGAAATGCTAACCGGCGAAATGCCAATTTTCCCAGAAAACTCTTCGTTTGGGGCTTGGTATGAAGCCCATCATTATGCCAAACCTAAGCCGATTCCCTCTAAACTTCACCTGCCGTCAGAGTTAGAACGCCTGATTTTTCAATGTATGGCTAAAGCCCCTAGGGAGCGACCACAAACGGTAACAGAAATTTTACAAAAGTTAGAAAAATTAGAACCTTCTCAATTAGAATCGCAACAAGAAACGGTAGTGGCCAATCCTAAAAAAGTGATTGATATCTCCACTAAGTCTAGTAAGTCTAGTCTAAGGAGAACTTGCTTAAAAGGGGATGATATTTGCTTAAAAATGTCTTGGCCTGAGGATAAACCCCAGCAAAAAATTGTTTTTCCTCATATCATTAAATCCCCGGAAGGTAACTTTGCCAGTCTTTGGGTGATGCTTAATGAAGAAGATATTGCTAATCGTCTTTCCAGTATTCGTTACAATCAATTTGTTTTTATTACCAGTCCCCATCCCATGATTTTATGGATTACGGTACTGTATCATCGTGAACATGGACCGAGATGGTTGCCCTGTTATCTTGATCTCAAAAGTTCATCGGGTCAACGGTTTGCTCGTTTGTTAGGAGAGTCAGGCTCCTATTGGATTTTATTTTTTGCCTTAGAGAAAGGTAAAGCCTGTCAGCACGTTTTAACGACGACGATTGCTCCCAACCAATGTCAAAATTTACAGGAATGGGCTGATAAAAGTCAACTGTTACGAGGGGGTAAACCTCAAATTACTAAACGGATGTTAAAACAGGAATTTGAGAAGCTTAAACCAACCATTGAAAATAAGCTCAAAACCGCTTATATTACCTCTCGAAATGGCTCAACTGTTTAG